taaatgcaaatattctgtttataacaacaacaacagcaagaagAAGAGATTGGGGGGTAAAATTGCAATCGGTGTGACCATAGTGAAAGCATTTTAAAATGCGAATTCGAATTCGACATTCACATGTTGCCGTCTGCCGGTATCTACAGAGCAGTGAGATGCTAGCTTGGTGGTCTTCTTGGCCTTTTTTTTTAGCGGGAAGCGGTACATGCTAAAACGTTTTCTCTCAAGCAAATTCATTTTTACTGTTTCCTTCTTGAGCTTCTTAAAGTAGCAACTGAGCAATATTTAAAAatccaataatttttttacattttattgtgaaataaaattacattttgatCATGCTAGATTCGGTGACCTTCCTCAACATGAATTGGCATTTACTTTAGCTAGCTAGAGATGCCAGCACTGTTGGACCATTACCCAGGCAACGCCGACACCGCctaacaagaaaacaaaaaaaaaaaccgaatttggcattgttgttgctgttgatgttgtttaTTCTTCATTTCACTTTCGTTGCGTCTTTTTGTGCTGTTGTGCCCCTCACATGAATATTCGTAGTCATCGAAATTGTTGTGCATTTAATTAGCGCCAAAACGAAATATATTTcatcatatatatttgtatatattatatacacatacgaTTAGAGCAACAAGAAAAATGAGGACTAGCTGCAGCCAGGAGAGCGAGAGCGGCAACAGATAATAATAGaaggctgtgtgtgtgtgtgtgtgtgtgcgtatctgtttgtgttttgtgggTGTGGATAAGGAGAGGAGAAACGAAGGGGAAGTGTGGTGCAAAAAAACCGGATAAGCAACTCATCGAGTCTCCGTTCCCGTCTCCGTCTCCATCTCCATATCCGAGGTCATGCGTCTACTGCAGTTGTCTTTTTGTTTAATGGTGCTATTTGCCCATAGCATCTCCGGTGCCAATATTCTGACCATTTTGCCAAGTGTTTGGAAGAGTCATTATTTATTTGGACGAAGATTACTGCAAGAATTGGCAACCAGTCCGGCGAATCATTCGGTGACCCTTATCAGTCTGCATGGCGAAGAGAATGCCGAAGTTAATCAATTGCCCAACATACGAGAGATTCGTGTCGACGGACTCAAAGAGAATTGGCTGGACATGGGCATGAGCTATGAGGCAGAGGATATGCGTGCCCAAAGTGTTATGGAGAGATTCACCAGATTGATCTATGCAGGCACAACCAATGTGGATTTACTATTGGGCGATGGTCAAGTAAAGAAACTTCTTACCAGCGGCGAGAGATTCGACTTGCTAATTGTCGATTTGTTTCTAAGCGATGCCCTGTTGGGGTAAGTGCATAAAGATTCCTccgcatacatatgtatgtacatctcTAAAACTCGTTTATATTGCAGAATGGCTTTCTACTATGGTGTGCCCACGGTGGCCCTGAGTCCCACTGGTGCCAATTCTTGGTTAAACAATATGTTTGGCAATCCTCAAGCATCTTCACTGGATCCTAGCCAATTTTTGGCATTCACAGAACGCATGAATACCCGCCAGAGGATCGTGAATACTCTAATGAGCACCTTTGAGCGATTGACCTACAAGTATGAATGAAcccaaaaacatttaaaattatttgctAGGGACAACAAGTCGTCTGCCAATTCCAAAGCTCTTAATGACTTGGATTTTGTATGATAAACTTTGAGAATTGTTTGCCTAACTCTTTATAATCATAAGTCTGTATTAGATGTAAAAAATCTGTGCTGTCTTACTCAATTCGGGCTTTAACTAAGTTTCTCTCAGTTTTGCTTTAGTGACAATCTAAATCTCTCAGAAAACTTGcttatatagaaatttaataGTGAGTGAAAAGCCTCGTCTAATATTATCGAAATTCTTTAGTTTCTTCCATTTGATCTCCCAGCAATCAGTTTATACAAAACACTTTGAGCCTCTGGTCAAGGAATTGCCACAATATCGCGAACTGACTAAAAATCTTAGTTTGGCTTTAATTAATTCCCATCCTGGCTTGCATTATCCAAGAGCCTATTTGCCCAATATGCTGGAAATTGGTGGATTGCATCTCCTCCAAGAGAAAGATTTGCAAATACCCAAAGTAAGTACAAGTTGGACTCAAATTTAATAATCTGAAACTGATttatgttattattattttgttgcaGCATTTAGAATCGTTTATGGCATCATCACCACCGGGTGGTGTTATCTATATGAGTCTTGGTGCTGATATACAGACCGCTCAGTTGCCTAGCGAAAAATTGGCCATATTTTTAGATGTCTTTACACACTTGAAGGAATTCAATTTTCTAATAAAATGGGAAAAAGATGAATTTCTGCCTGACTATCAACTGCCCGAACATATAATCATTAGCAATTGGTTGCCACAGCAGGCAATATTGGGTAAGAGCATTTATTGTTTCAGCCAGTAGGAATCATcattataaatgaaattatttgtATCTAGCTCACCCTCAGATGAAGCTCTTTATTAGCAGCTGTGGACAGCTAAGTGTTTGGGAATCAATAGCTGGACTGACGCCCATACTTGCCATACCCATACTGGCCGAACAGGAGGTGATGGCCAAACGTTTACAATTGCAGGGAGTCTCATTGACTGTGAACTATGAGGCAATAGCCTATGATGCCCTACTCCATGGCATTAGGCAACTGACTCTGAATCTAACCTATGGCCAAAATCTGAAAAAGCTCAATGGGCGTTTAATAAGCAAAAATTTCAATCCATCTGCCCGTGCGGTCAGTCAAATTGAGCTTATATTGAACTCTGCAGGAGCAGATTATCTAAAATCACATGCGAATGCATTAAATTTCTGGTGTGCCGAGGGAATAGATGTCCTTTTGATTATAACACTTGGTTTTTGTGGTATCCTAACTATACCATTCTTAGCAATCTGCTGCATTCTACGAAAATCGTATTATAGTCAAGCGGCAGCTGATCATGCACCATATAGAGCGACCCTAAAAGCGGTCGGTCGAGTCCATAGCTATGGCGATGGAGGTACTTGTTCTGCATCTGTCTCATCGGAGCCATTGAGGAGAACACGGTCGGCTCAGTCGCTGTCGGCGCGTTCGAGTACATCCAGTTTTAGTTCCACAATACCAACATCGAGCACTTCAACGACCCCAATGGACTTAACACCACCGCCACCTGGCACACAGAGCTTAATTAATGAGCCGCCACTTTTGGATATGTATGTGAATCCAAGAATTTTTACAACCAATCGAGACTCATAACAACCAGGATGTTGGTTTGGATGTCAgcaaagaatatatatatatatacatatatacggaGATATCTCTAAGACGGatacattttaaattatatttaccCATGTACATACGAGTTTATCTCGTAtatgctatatatatatatatatatatatacatatatgtgacTATAATTTAGTGGATTAAGTGTGATTTTTTAAAGTGTTTCtatgttggttttttttttttttattttatgctcTTCAAAAGTATGATTTCCGTGTCCACATATCGATTTCGTTTACATCACATTTCATAttgttgtttcttctttttattttttttttggtatataaaatatatcaattttgttAACGATATTCTGCTAGTATATAGCTTAGTTATTAAGTAAAATTCCCATAAATAAAAAGTCATTATAGTTATTTCTCTATTTCTATATCTTAAACATCACTTTGTTTTAGGAACTTTTAAGTTAGTTAAGAAATTGATATTATTGTGATGTTGTGTGACAGATATATAATACAAATACGAATGATTTTTGTAAACAGCCATTAAAACATTATAGAAAAttcatttgcaatttttttggatagatatttttgtaaaatcttttgaagAGCATTTCAAAAAATCGGTTTCCATCGATTT
The sequence above is a segment of the Drosophila willistoni isolate 14030-0811.24 chromosome XR unlocalized genomic scaffold, UCI_dwil_1.1 Seg143, whole genome shotgun sequence genome. Coding sequences within it:
- the LOC6645617 gene encoding UDP-glycosyltransferase UGT4, whose protein sequence is MRLLQLSFCLMVLFAHSISGANILTILPSVWKSHYLFGRRLLQELATSPANHSVTLISLHGEENAEVNQLPNIREIRVDGLKENWLDMGMSYEAEDMRAQSVMERFTRLIYAGTTNVDLLLGDGQVKKLLTSGERFDLLIVDLFLSDALLGMAFYYGVPTVALSPTGANSWLNNMFGNPQASSLDPSQFLAFTERMNTRQRIVNTLMSTFERLTYNFFHLISQQSVYTKHFEPLVKELPQYRELTKNLSLALINSHPGLHYPRAYLPNMLEIGGLHLLQEKDLQIPKHLESFMASSPPGGVIYMSLGADIQTAQLPSEKLAIFLDVFTHLKEFNFLIKWEKDEFLPDYQLPEHIIISNWLPQQAILAHPQMKLFISSCGQLSVWESIAGLTPILAIPILAEQEVMAKRLQLQGVSLTVNYEAIAYDALLHGIRQLTLNLTYGQNLKKLNGRLISKNFNPSARAVSQIELILNSAGADYLKSHANALNFWCAEGIDVLLIITLGFCGILTIPFLAICCILRKSYYSQAAADHAPYRATLKAVGRVHSYGDGGTCSASVSSEPLRRTRSAQSLSARSSTSSFSSTIPTSSTSTTPMDLTPPPPGTQSLINEPPLLDMYVNPRIFTTNRDS